From a single Serratia surfactantfaciens genomic region:
- the flk gene encoding flagella biosynthesis regulator Flk, protein MQPLSGPGAPIAGERPPSPGKTAATEDQPLSPAQRTTLEKLIVKIMTLSPTKSAEIWASLRHDLGADNGGELLARHFQPAEQLLQTRLAQAQQNHAGRQLLQQLAELLPQGNNRQAVSDFIRQQFGHTVLSQLSPPQLQQVLNLLQTGGLTIPQPQQTATSDRPLLPAEHQSLQQQVTKLSAATGEAPAKIWQTLFDLAGVKTNDPLPARHFQLLNQFLQVKVALSPQSAPTLNNLLAALKQPADEQELQQMNDYCQARFNCGANAPLTHPQMSDAIHQLFARRLDKAGQAQPIVSHSVEPQPLLNPLIAALPLPLQKALSKPAVALILLLLALAVVLALVF, encoded by the coding sequence ATGCAACCTTTGAGTGGGCCGGGCGCCCCAATCGCCGGCGAACGCCCTCCCTCCCCGGGCAAAACGGCGGCCACTGAAGATCAACCCCTCTCTCCGGCACAGCGCACGACGCTGGAAAAGCTGATCGTGAAAATCATGACGCTCAGCCCGACAAAATCGGCCGAGATCTGGGCCTCGCTGCGCCACGATCTCGGCGCCGACAACGGCGGTGAACTGCTGGCGCGCCATTTTCAACCGGCGGAACAGCTGCTGCAAACGCGCCTGGCACAGGCGCAGCAAAACCATGCCGGGCGCCAGCTGCTGCAACAGCTGGCCGAATTGCTGCCGCAGGGCAACAATCGCCAGGCGGTCAGCGATTTTATTCGTCAGCAGTTTGGCCACACGGTGCTGAGCCAATTGAGCCCACCGCAACTGCAGCAGGTGCTGAATCTGCTGCAGACCGGCGGCCTGACCATTCCCCAGCCGCAGCAAACCGCCACCAGCGATCGCCCGCTGCTGCCCGCAGAGCATCAAAGCCTGCAACAGCAGGTCACCAAACTCAGCGCCGCCACCGGCGAAGCGCCGGCTAAAATCTGGCAAACGCTGTTCGACCTGGCGGGCGTAAAAACCAACGATCCGCTGCCGGCACGCCACTTCCAGCTATTGAACCAGTTCTTGCAGGTGAAGGTGGCACTCAGCCCGCAGAGCGCGCCGACACTGAACAACCTGTTGGCGGCGCTCAAACAGCCGGCGGATGAACAAGAGCTGCAGCAGATGAACGACTACTGCCAGGCGCGCTTCAACTGCGGCGCCAATGCGCCGCTGACGCATCCGCAAATGAGCGACGCCATTCATCAGCTGTTTGCCCGCCGTCTGGATAAGGCCGGCCAGGCCCAGCCTATCGTCAGCCACTCTGTCGAGCCGCAGCCGCTGCTCAATCCGCTGATCGCCGCCCTGCCTCTGCCGCTGCAAAAAGCGCTCAGCAAGCCCGCCGTGGCGCTGATCCTGCTGCTGCTGGCGCTGGCGGTCGTGCTGGCGTTGGTGTTTTAA
- a CDS encoding protein disulfide oxidoreductase: MAKLKRWGRELLLLALIALAVVTVMDWLNAPQAPPAFDAQTLTTLDGEKVSLAQLSHDRPLLVYFWASWCGVCRFTTPDVARLQAAGGNVLTVALRSGDDAQVKQWLARKRLALPVVNDPAGALSAQWRIGVTPTFVVISQGKVVQSTTGWTSYWGMKLRLWWAAV; the protein is encoded by the coding sequence ATGGCTAAGCTCAAGCGCTGGGGGCGCGAGTTGTTGCTGCTGGCGCTGATCGCGCTGGCGGTGGTGACGGTGATGGATTGGCTGAACGCGCCGCAGGCGCCGCCGGCCTTCGATGCCCAGACGCTGACCACGCTGGACGGCGAGAAGGTGTCGTTGGCGCAGCTCAGCCACGATCGGCCGCTGCTAGTTTACTTCTGGGCCAGTTGGTGCGGCGTTTGCCGCTTCACCACGCCGGACGTCGCCCGCTTGCAGGCGGCGGGCGGCAACGTGCTGACCGTCGCGCTGCGCTCGGGCGACGATGCCCAGGTGAAGCAGTGGCTGGCGCGCAAACGGCTGGCGCTGCCGGTGGTCAACGATCCGGCCGGCGCGCTGTCGGCGCAGTGGCGGATTGGCGTCACGCCGACCTTCGTGGTGATCTCGCAGGGCAAGGTGGTGCAAAGCACCACCGGCTGGACCAGCTACTGGGGCATGAAGCTACGGCTGTGGTGGGCCGCCGTCTAA
- a CDS encoding PLP-dependent aminotransferase family protein, translated as MHIPLDREQDVPLYLQIEEALRRAILTGVFVDGDKLPSTRTLAAELAVSRLTVDNAYAELAAKGFLHQLRGSGAYVAHPQTQARPTRPSSDTPFSLESFTTLTSRLDGYADAPLPEGLINFAAGVGSPKVFPLEAFRKVLLSVLSRHAEEAFSYGEYCGYYPLRDTLSRILSAQGIPTQAEQVLITNGSQHAISLVVQSLLAPGDSVIVEEPTYAEALGLLRQHRINIVTVPGDRDGMRVDLLPELLERHRPKLIYTIPNFHNPTGRCLSEARRRRLLAIAQQAGVVILEDDFVGDLRYQGKQLPSLRALAQPGAVIYVSTFSKMLLPSMRIGYLVADSEHYQRFARRKHVDSFTSSSLIQRALDAFVTVGRYDKQLRRAGRVYRRHLDVMVDALQRRLPPGCRFETPQGGLFIWLTLPEAVTTAELMPVAWRYGVTFARGECFYAQEQLGAHGLRLNFAANSPPQIEEGIARLCRAIEEVITEKNAG; from the coding sequence ATGCATATCCCGTTAGATCGCGAGCAGGATGTTCCGCTCTATTTGCAGATCGAAGAAGCGTTGCGGCGCGCCATCCTCACCGGCGTGTTCGTCGATGGCGACAAACTGCCCTCGACGCGCACGCTGGCAGCCGAACTGGCGGTCAGCCGTTTGACGGTGGATAACGCCTACGCCGAACTGGCGGCCAAAGGATTTCTGCACCAGCTGCGCGGCAGCGGCGCCTATGTTGCCCATCCGCAGACGCAGGCGCGCCCGACCCGGCCGAGCAGCGATACGCCTTTCTCGCTGGAGAGTTTCACCACCCTCACCTCGCGGCTGGACGGCTACGCCGACGCGCCGCTGCCGGAGGGGCTGATCAACTTCGCCGCCGGCGTCGGCAGCCCTAAGGTGTTTCCGCTGGAGGCGTTTCGCAAAGTGCTGCTGTCGGTGCTCAGCCGCCACGCGGAAGAGGCCTTCAGCTACGGCGAATACTGCGGCTACTACCCGCTGCGCGATACGCTGAGCCGTATTCTCAGCGCCCAGGGCATCCCCACGCAGGCGGAACAGGTGCTGATCACCAACGGTTCGCAGCACGCCATCAGCCTGGTGGTGCAAAGCCTGCTGGCACCGGGCGATTCGGTGATCGTCGAAGAACCGACCTACGCCGAAGCGCTGGGCCTGCTGCGCCAGCACCGCATCAATATCGTCACCGTGCCCGGCGACCGCGACGGCATGCGGGTGGATTTGCTGCCGGAGTTGTTGGAACGCCACCGCCCCAAACTGATCTACACCATCCCCAATTTCCACAACCCGACCGGCCGCTGCCTGAGCGAGGCCCGCCGGCGGCGCCTGCTGGCGATCGCCCAACAGGCCGGGGTGGTGATCCTGGAGGACGACTTCGTCGGCGATCTGCGTTATCAGGGCAAACAGCTGCCGTCGCTGCGCGCGCTGGCGCAGCCGGGCGCGGTGATCTACGTCAGCACCTTTTCCAAGATGCTGCTGCCCAGCATGCGCATCGGCTATCTGGTGGCGGACAGCGAACACTATCAGCGCTTCGCGCGGCGCAAGCACGTCGATAGCTTCACCAGCTCCAGCCTGATCCAGCGGGCGCTGGACGCCTTCGTCACCGTCGGCCGTTACGACAAACAGCTGCGGCGCGCCGGGCGCGTCTATCGCCGCCATCTGGACGTGATGGTCGACGCGCTGCAACGGCGGTTGCCACCGGGGTGCCGCTTCGAAACGCCGCAGGGGGGATTGTTTATCTGGCTGACGCTGCCTGAGGCGGTGACCACCGCCGAACTGATGCCGGTGGCCTGGCGGTACGGCGTCACCTTCGCGCGCGGTGAATGCTTTTACGCTCAGGAACAGCTGGGCGCACACGGCCTGCGGCTGAACTTTGCCGCCAACTCGCCGCCGCAGATTGAAGAAGGAATCGCCCGGCTGTGCCGGGCGATTGAGGAGGTAATAACGGAGAAAAACGCCGGTTAG
- a CDS encoding DsbA family protein — translation MKKLLILLMIIAAPAWAAEPFTPAQEARIKEMIRETLVSNPDILAQAVDAWQQQTAGEQISQAIKQNAKTLYQDPASPHLGAANPKLTLVTFTDYNCPYCKRFDPMLEKIVKQYPDVALVVKLLPFKGESSVSSARVALTTWQQHPDQFWALHQRLMAKKGFHDNASIAAAQEKTGVKAVAPSEQSMTTLRTNMELAEQLGVQGTPATLIGDRMLPGAVSYEELEAMVKQQLAKAKNG, via the coding sequence ATGAAAAAATTACTGATTTTACTGATGATTATCGCCGCCCCGGCGTGGGCCGCCGAACCTTTCACTCCGGCGCAAGAGGCGCGTATCAAAGAGATGATCCGTGAAACGCTGGTGTCCAATCCGGACATTCTGGCGCAGGCGGTGGACGCCTGGCAGCAGCAAACCGCTGGCGAGCAAATCAGCCAGGCTATCAAGCAGAATGCCAAAACGCTGTACCAGGATCCGGCCAGCCCGCATCTGGGCGCCGCCAATCCCAAACTGACGTTGGTGACCTTTACCGACTATAACTGCCCGTACTGCAAGCGTTTTGATCCGATGCTGGAGAAGATTGTCAAGCAATACCCGGATGTGGCGCTGGTGGTGAAACTGCTGCCGTTCAAGGGCGAAAGCTCGGTCAGTTCGGCGCGCGTGGCGCTCACCACCTGGCAACAGCACCCGGACCAATTCTGGGCCTTGCACCAGCGGCTGATGGCGAAAAAAGGCTTCCATGACAACGCCAGCATCGCCGCTGCGCAAGAGAAAACCGGCGTCAAGGCGGTGGCGCCCAGCGAACAGAGCATGACCACGCTGCGCACCAATATGGAATTGGCGGAGCAATTGGGCGTGCAGGGGACGCCGGCGACGCTGATCGGCGATCGGATGTTGCCGGGAGCGGTGTCGTATGAAGAGCTGGAAGCGATGGTGAAACAGCAGCTGGCGAAGGCCAAAAATGGCTAA
- a CDS encoding protein-disulfide reductase DsbD family protein, with protein sequence MLKIIRLACACLFMLWLPASQAADSGWLQNPTNDHAKVRLRADTSQPGETRLLLSVELQKGWKTYWRSPGEGGIAPAIVWQGNPPPATWHWPTPQRFEVAGISTQGYHDRVALPIVMPGQVSGPLAGTLTLSTCSNVCILTDYLFSLDLTTPNDPQFNHDFAQAMGQVPIAAGVAESVKAGYRSGELQIAAERAAGWRQPALFFDTLADADLGKPQVETDGAQLLARVPVSDGWGDAAPDLRGKTLTLVIDDGGMAQQITLPIGDPLVAPAAAAFPLWQAVLMALAGGLILNLMPCVLPVLGIKLGSILQVERRDRHSVRLQFLASSLGIVASFMALALLMTLLRLGNHALGWGIQFQNPWFIGFMVLVTLLFSANLFGLFHLRLSSDLNTSLATHNGHGLSGHFWQGAFATLLATPCSAPFLGTAVAFALAASLPVLWGMFIALGIGMSLPWLLIAAWPSLALRLPRPGRWMNTVKLAMGLLMLASSLWLLSLLSNHIGAQATLWLGALALLALLLAVWRQQGARLAAKLAAGTLVLAGVALLAGSLTAGLWRQPLQDRVPWQPLSEQAITEALGQHKRVFVDVTADWCVTCKANKFNVLLRDDVQRALSADDVVALRGDWSRPSADISAFLQKRGSVAVPFNQIYGPGSPDGVVLSPLLTRDAVLQTLSDAKGTEK encoded by the coding sequence ATGTTGAAAATCATCAGGCTGGCCTGCGCTTGCCTGTTTATGCTGTGGCTGCCTGCTTCACAGGCGGCGGACAGCGGCTGGCTGCAAAATCCAACCAACGATCATGCCAAGGTGCGGCTGCGCGCCGACACGTCACAGCCGGGGGAGACCCGTCTGCTGCTGTCGGTCGAGCTGCAAAAAGGCTGGAAAACCTATTGGCGCTCTCCGGGCGAAGGCGGCATCGCGCCGGCGATAGTCTGGCAAGGCAACCCGCCGCCGGCGACCTGGCACTGGCCGACGCCGCAGCGTTTCGAGGTGGCCGGCATTTCCACCCAGGGTTATCACGATCGGGTCGCGCTGCCGATCGTGATGCCAGGTCAGGTATCCGGCCCGCTGGCGGGCACCCTGACGCTATCCACCTGCAGCAATGTCTGCATTCTGACCGACTACCTGTTCAGCCTGGATCTGACGACGCCGAACGATCCGCAGTTTAACCACGACTTCGCACAGGCGATGGGGCAGGTGCCGATCGCCGCCGGGGTGGCGGAGAGCGTCAAGGCCGGTTACCGCAGCGGCGAGCTGCAGATTGCCGCCGAACGCGCCGCCGGTTGGCGGCAGCCTGCGCTGTTCTTCGATACGCTGGCGGATGCCGATCTCGGCAAGCCGCAGGTCGAGACCGACGGTGCTCAACTGCTGGCGCGAGTGCCGGTCAGCGATGGCTGGGGCGATGCGGCGCCGGATCTGCGCGGCAAAACGCTGACGTTGGTGATCGACGACGGCGGTATGGCGCAGCAGATCACGCTGCCGATTGGCGATCCGCTGGTCGCGCCCGCCGCTGCGGCGTTCCCGCTATGGCAGGCGGTATTGATGGCGCTGGCAGGCGGGTTGATCCTCAACCTGATGCCGTGCGTGCTGCCGGTACTGGGCATCAAACTCGGTTCGATCCTGCAGGTGGAGCGGCGCGATCGGCACAGCGTGCGTTTGCAGTTCCTGGCGTCGTCGCTGGGCATCGTCGCCTCGTTTATGGCGCTGGCCTTGCTGATGACGCTGCTGCGGCTCGGCAACCATGCGCTCGGCTGGGGCATTCAGTTCCAGAATCCGTGGTTTATCGGCTTTATGGTGCTGGTGACGCTGCTGTTCAGCGCCAACCTGTTCGGTCTGTTCCATCTGCGCCTCTCGTCCGATCTGAATACGTCACTGGCGACCCATAACGGACACGGTCTGAGCGGCCATTTTTGGCAGGGCGCTTTCGCTACGCTGCTGGCGACGCCGTGCTCGGCGCCGTTTCTCGGCACGGCGGTGGCCTTCGCGTTGGCGGCGTCGCTGCCGGTGCTGTGGGGCATGTTCATTGCGCTCGGCATCGGCATGAGCCTGCCGTGGCTGCTGATTGCCGCCTGGCCGTCGCTGGCGCTGCGGTTGCCGCGCCCCGGCCGCTGGATGAATACCGTCAAGCTGGCGATGGGGCTGCTGATGCTGGCGTCGTCGCTGTGGCTGCTGAGCCTGCTGAGCAATCATATCGGCGCGCAGGCCACGCTGTGGCTGGGGGCGTTGGCGCTGCTGGCGTTGCTGTTGGCGGTATGGCGTCAACAGGGGGCGCGGTTGGCGGCCAAACTGGCGGCGGGCACGTTGGTGTTGGCGGGCGTGGCCCTGCTGGCGGGATCGCTGACCGCCGGCCTGTGGCGCCAGCCGTTGCAGGATCGGGTGCCGTGGCAACCGCTGAGCGAACAGGCGATTACCGAGGCGCTGGGCCAGCATAAGCGAGTGTTCGTCGATGTGACCGCCGACTGGTGCGTGACCTGTAAGGCCAACAAATTCAATGTGCTGTTGCGTGATGACGTGCAGCGAGCGCTGAGCGCCGACGATGTGGTTGCGCTGCGCGGCGATTGGAGCCGTCCGTCGGCCGACATCAGCGCCTTTCTGCAAAAGCGCGGCAGCGTCGCCGTGCCCTTCAACCAAATCTATGGCCCCGGCAGCCCGGACGGCGTGGTGTTATCCCCGCTGTTGACCCGTGACGCCGTGCTGCAAACGCTTTCCGATGCCAAAGGAACCGAAAAATGA